The following nucleotide sequence is from Streptomyces brevispora.
CACCGAACACACCGTTGCGGGACAGTTCCGGATTCGCACCGGATTTCCCTGCGTCGACAGCGAGCACGAGCATACATGTGGGGGCAGCCGGATGCGGCAGCCCCCACATGTTGTGTTGCGCGACGCGTCAGTGCGACGTCATGACGCCGGCGGGAGGTCCAGGCGATATGTCAGCAACGACACCCCGTCGATGGGGTACCAGTCCCTCTCGGGGGTCCGTACGAAGCCGAGGCGCCCGTAGATCCTATGGGCTCCGTGCATGCTCGGCTGCGTCGACAGGACGATCCCCGTGACCCCCGAGGTGCCCTGTGCGCGGTCGATACAGGCCCGGACGAGCGCCTCGCCCGCCCCGGCCCCACGGGCCTCGCGGGAGACCGCGAGCATCCGGAACTCGGCCTCGTCCGCGGCCGCGATGTCGGCCCACCGGTTCCCCGGCGGGGCGTAGGTCACGCCGCCCAGGACCCGGCCCCGCGCATCCGCCGCGACGAGTACCTCGGCCTCGGCGGCCCGCCGGGCGACGTCCCGCAGCTGAACCAGGTACGGATCGTCGGCGCCGAAGTCCAGCAGCCCGTCCCCGAGATAGGCCTCGGCGGTGATCTCGCCGAGGGCGGTGTGCTCGGCGGGCTCGATCGGCCTGATGGTGATGTCCATACGCGGAAGTCTGCCGTATCCGCGGGCGCCGTCCGCAAGGGTTTTCCGCCCGGCGCGCGAACGGGCCGCCGCGCCCCTGTGCGTGGGGTGCGGCGGCCCGTGCCGCTGCCGTCAGTGCCCGCCCGGCGCCCCGGCCGTTACCGGCGGGAGCTCCTTCTTCACACCGGGGGCGGCCAGGTCGTCCGCGTCCGCGGTGTAGTCGCCGGGGGATGTCTCGTCGGTCCCGGCAGGCGCCTTCACGGCGTTCAGGACGAGGGTGAGGACGAGGGTGACCACGACGTTCAGCACGAACGCCGTCAGGCCGATGTAGCCGATCTCGCCGATGCCCGGGATCTCCTTGGACGACCCGCCGAAGTGCGCCTGGGTCGGGCCGGCCACCCCGTATGCGGCGGCCGTGCCGTAGACCATGCCGACCGCCCAGCCCGCGAGCAGCGCCCAGCGGTGGAACCACCGGGTGAACAGGCCGCCGACCAGGGCCGGCATCGTCTGGAGGATCCAGATCCCGCCGAGCAGCTGGAAGTTGATCGCGACCGTCTTGTCCATGGTGAGGACGAAGGCGAGCGCGCCGACCTTCACCAGCAGCGACACCAGCTTGGAGACCCTGGTCTCCTGGGCGGCCGTCGCGTCGGGCTTCAGGAAGTCCTTGTAGATGTTCCGGGTGAACAGGTTCGCCGCGGCGATCGACATGATCGCCGCGGGCACCAGCGCGCCGATGCCGATGGCGGCGAACGCCACCCCCGCGAACCAGTCGGGGAACATGTTCTCGAAGAGCTGAGGGATCGCCAGCTGAAAGTTGTCCACCTTGACCCCGGCGGCGATCGCCATGAAGCCGAGCAGCGCGAGCAGGCCCAGCATCAGCGAGTACAGCGGCAGGATCGTGGTGTTGCGGCGGATCACGTCGCGGCTGCGGCTGGAGAGCGTCGCCGTGATCGAGTGCGGATACATGAAGAGCGCGAGCGCCGACCCCAGGGCCAGCGTGGCGTAGCCCCACTGGCCGTTCACCCCGGGCGCGAGCGCGCCGGTCGGCTTGCCTCCCGGCGGGCCCGCGAACTTCTCCTGCGCGGCGGCGAAGATGTTGTCGAAGCCGCCGAGCTTGATCGGGATGTAGATGATCGCCACGGCGATGACCAGGTAGATCAGCCCGTCCTTGACGAACGCGATCAGCGCGGGTGCGCGCAGCCCGGAGGAGTACGTGTACGCGGCGAGTACCGCGAACGCGATCAGCAGCGGCAGGTCCTTGACGAACCAGTGGGTGTTCTCGCCGCCGCCTACGCCCATCACGTCCAGCACCGCCTGGATGCCGACGAGCTGCAGCGCGATGTACGGCATGGTGGCGAGGATGCCGGTGACGGCGACGGCGAGGGAGAGCCCCTTGGAGCCGAACCGGCCGCGGACGAAGTCCGAGGTGGTGACGTAGCCGTGCTTGTGCGAGACCGACCACAGCCGCGGCAGGAAGGTGAAGATCAGCGGGTACACCAGGATGGTGTAGGGCACCGCGAAGAAGCCGGCCGCGCCCGCCGCGTAGATCGCCGCGGGTACGGCGACGAAGGTGTACGCGGTGTAGAGGTCGCCGCCGAGCAGGAACCAGGTGACCCAGGTGCCGAACGACCGGCCGCCCAGGCCCCACTCGTCGAGACTGGCCTCGTTCTCGGCCTTGCGCCAGCGGGCCGCCATGAAGCCGATGACCGTGACGGCCAGGAAGAAGAAGATGAAGACGCCGAGCGCGACGCCGTTCACGCCGTCCTTCATGCTGACGCACCTCCCTTGCGGGCGCGCTGGTCACGCTGCCACAGCTTGTACGCGATCATCGTGAGCGCGGTCGAGATCAGCACCCAGAGCATCTGGTACCAGTAGAAGAACGGGATGCCGATGAAGGCCGGGTCGATCCTGGCGTACGAACTCACCCAGAGCATCGCCACGAACGGCGCGATGAGACAGAAGGCGATGACCACCCGCACCGGTGTGACGGTGGGCGGCTCTGCTGCTGGGCCCGGCTCCCCTGCTGGGTCCGGCTTTCCTTCTGGGTCTGCTGTCATTGCGGCGACTCCGTCCCCTCGCTGATCACCTGTCGTGATGCGCACGAAATCTAGGCGAGGGTTCCGGCCGGCGTCACCCCCAGTCGGCGTTGCGGTCCGGCAACGGCCTTCATACCGCGAACGGTTGGCCGAAACAGCTCCAGGCGTACGAAAAATGGTCTAGTCCAATGGCGGTATGGAGTGCCTTCTGTGGGCGCGGAACAGCCCCCGTGGAAGCGGCTCCACGGGGGCTGTTCGGGTAATGCTTCGGGCGGGCGTCCGTTCAGTCCAGCGGACGCTTCAGGCGGGCCACGAACTTGTAGCGGTCGCCGCGGTAGACCGAGCGGACCCACTCGACCGGCTCGCCCTGTTCGTCCAGCGAGTGCCGGGACAGCATCAGCATCGGCAGGCCCACGTCCGTGCCGAGCAGTCCGGCCTCGCTCGGGGTGGCGAGGGAGGTCTCGATGGTCTCCTCGGCCTCGGCCAGCCGCACGTCGTACACCTCGGACAGGGCTGTGTAGAGAGAGGTGTACTTCACCAGCGAACGCCTCAGCGCGGGGAAGCGTTTGGCTGAGAGGTGGGTGGTCTCGATCGCCATCGGCTCACCGCTCGCCAGCCGCAGCCGCTCGATCCGCAGTACGCGGCCGCCCGTGGTGATGTCGAGGAGCTGGGCCAGTGTGTCATCGGCCGTGACATAGCCGATGTCCAGTAGCTGGGACGTCGGTTCCAGCCCCTGGGCGCGCATGTCCTCCGTGTACGAGGTGAGTTGCAGGGCCTGCGAGACCTTCGGCTTGGCGACGAAGGTGCCCTTGCCCTGGATGCGTTCCAGCCGGCCCTCGACGACCAGTTCCTGGAGCGCCTGGCGCACGGTGGTGCGCGAGGTGTCGAACTCGGCGGCCAGGGTCCGCTCCGGGGGTACGGGGGTGCCCGGCGGCATCGTGTCCGTCATGTCGAGGAGATGTCGCTTCAGCCGGTAGTACTTCGGGACGCGCGCGGTACGCGTACCCGCGCCCGCGCCCGTCTCGTTCTCCGTGCTGCCCCCGCCGGTACCCATGGCCCGCCTTCCCGACTGCTGCGTTGCTGCCGTCACCGGCTCCTCCGTCTGTCGCGGCTCACATGGTGGCACGGTCCGGTCACGGCTCGTCGCCCTCCCTCAGGTGTCGGTCCTATAACGGACGCGAGTGCACTTCTTATACACCCTTGACACCCCTAAAGGTCTAGGCCAAGCTCCCCGTACTGGTCTAAACCATTAAAGACCAGGTTCCAGCCCCAGCAGTACTCGTCGACGTTATTCGCGCGGTGGGCAGGGGTTGCAGCATCCCTGAGGAGGGTGGCGTGAAGCGCAAGCTCATCGCGGCGATCGGCGTCGCGGGCATGTTGGTTTCGATCGCAGCGTGTGGTTCCGACGACGGCAAGACGTCGTCGAAGGACCCGAAGGACCGCAAGGAATCGCTCACCGTCTGGCTGATGTCGGATGCGCAGAGCACGTGGCCTGAACTGGTCAAGGATGTCAATGCCCAGTTCAAGACGAAGTACCCCAACGTCAAGGTCAACGTTCAGTACCAGACCTGGGCCGACAAGGCCAAGAAGCTTGACGCCTCCCTGGCGGGCGACAAGTTCCCCGACGTGGTGGAGCTCGGCAACACCGAGACCATGACGTACATCCTCAACGGGGCACTCGGCGAGATCGACCCGAAGAAGTACGAGAACTCGGACACCTGGATCAAGGGTCTGAAGGACACGTGCGCCTTCGAGGGCAAGCAGTACTGCGTTCCTTACTACGCCGGCGCCCGCGTAGCGATTTACAACAAGGACATGTTCAAGGCCGGCACCGGCAAGGACACTCTCCCCGCCACCCAGGACGAGTTGACCGCCGCGCTCGACAAGATCGGCAAGAAGTACGGCAAGGACAAGGCGTTCTCGCCGCTGTACCTGCCGGGCCGTTACTGGTACGCCGCGATGTCCTACGTCGCTGCCGAGGGCGGCCAGATCGCCAAGTACGACGAGGGCAAGAAGGAGTGGAAGTCCACTCTCTCGACCCCCGAGGCCCAGAAGGGCATCACGGACTTCGTCGAGCTGGTCAAGAAGTACAACCACGGTGACCAGACGAAGGACGAGGCGGACCACGCCAACGTCATGGCCAACGAGAAGACCGCTCTTCTCTACGGCAACGGCTGGGAGGCCGGCAGCGTCATCGACTCCAAGTCCAACGGCAACCCGAAGCTGAAGGACAAGATCGGCACCGCGGGCATGCCCGGCCCGAACGGCAAGGCGCTTCCGTCCTTCATCGGCGGTTCCGACCTGGCCACCATCTCCAAGTCGAAGGTCCAGGACCTCGGCGAGGAGTGGATCTCGCTGTTCACCTCGGAGAAGTCGGAAGAGGTTCTCGCCTCGAAGAACATCCTTCCGAACAACACCAAGCAGCTTGAGCCGCTGAAGGCGAAGCCGGAGACCGCGGCCATCGCCAACGCCGTTCCGGACGCCTGGTTCACCCCGATCGCCCCGGGCTGGACGGCGATCGAGAAGAAGGAAACGCTCGAGATCCTGCTCCTCGACATCATCAAGGGCAAGTCGGTCGAGGAGGCCACCAAGAAGGCCGACGCGGAGATCGACTCGATGATCAACAAGGAGTCCTGAGCCCCGAGCTCACGGAGTCCGAGCCGGTGAGCCGATGAGCCACCGACTCAACTGATCGTCTGCGGGGGTGGCAGGCCCGAAAGGGGCTGTCACCCCCGCCCTCCGGTACCCGGTCCGAAACGGAAGGCAAGCACAATGAGTGCCGCCGATATGAAAGCAGCCGACCCGCCGGTGTCCGTCCCGCGGGCTCCTGAGGGTGCGGATCCTCAGCTCGCGAAAAACGTGAACCGTAAACCGCGGAAGGCCGGCGCTCTGCTGCCGTACCTCCTCATAGCACCGGCGTTCGTCGCTATCGCCGCAGTCTTCGTCTGGCCCTTCATCAAGACGGTCATCATGTCCTTCCAGGACGTGGGCCGCCGCGAGCTGTGGTCCGGAGCGGCGGCACCCTGGGTGGGCTTCGACCAGTTCACCAACATCCTCGGGGACAGCGAGTTCTGGGACGTCGTCTGGCGGACCATCATCTTCATGGTGGTCTGCGTCTTCGTCACCATGGTCGGGGGCCTCGGCCTGTCCATGATCATGCAGCGGATGTCCACCTGGGTCCGGCTGCTGCTGACCGCCGCGCTGGTCGCCGCCTGGTCGATGCCGCTGCTGGTCGCCACCTCGATCTTCCGCTGGTTCGCCGACTCCGACTACGGCGTCATCAACATGGTGCTGACCAAGTACCTGGGGATCGACGCGCAGGGCCACAACTGGTTCCTCGATCCCAAGCAGGGCTTCGTCATCATCGGCGCGGTCGTCGTCTGGGGTGCCATCCCCTTCGTCTCCGTGACCCTGTACGCCGCGCTCACCCAGGTTCCCAAGGAACTCGAAGAGGCCGCGTCGCTCGACGGAGCCGGCACGACCGGCATCTTCCGCTACGTCACCTGGCCGGTCATCAAGCCCGTCTTCCAGATGGTCGCCACGCTCTCCGTGCTCTGGGACTTCAACGTCTTCGGCCAGATCTTCCTGATGCGCGGCAACAAGCCGGAACCGGAGTACTCGGTTCTCGGTATCTACTCGTTCGAGAAGGCATTCGAGTCGAACTCGTTCAGCCAGGGCGCCGCCATCTCGCTCATCACGGTCCTGCTGCTGTCCGGCGTCGCCGTGTACTACCTGCGCCAGCTGCTCAAGATCGGAGAGGTCGAGTGAGCGCCTCCACCCCCCAGGTCCTCCGCCCGGACCGCAAGAAGCACCGCATCGGCTACAACATCGCGGGCCTCGTCGCCTTCGTGCTGATGGCCTTCCCGGTCTACTGGCTGGTCATCAGTTCCCTGCGGCCGAACGCCGAGATCCGCAGCTACGACCAGACGCTCTGGCCCTCGTCGATCACCTTCGACAACTTCTCCCGCGCCATCAATCAGCCGAACTTCGGTACGGCCATCGAGTCCAGCCTGATCGTCTGCGGCGTCGCCGTCCTCGGCGGCATGCTGCTCGCCACGATCGCGGCCTTCGCGATCGGCCGCTTCCGGTTCCGCGGCCGCAAGTTCTTCATGATCGTGCTGCTCGTCGTCCAGCTGCTGCCTCCGACGGCGATGCTGATCCCCATCTACATCCAGCTGAACGACCTCGGCGGGCTGAACGAGTACTGGGGCGTCATCGTCATCTACCTCGTCTCCACGCTGCCGTTCGCGACGTGGATGATCCGCGGATTCGTGATCAACATTCCGCCGGAGCTCGAGGAGTCGGCCATGGTCGACGGCTGCAGCCGGATGGGCGCCTTCTGGCGGGTCACCTTCCCGCTGCTGGCCCCGGGCCTCGCCGCCGCCTCGATCTTCTCGCTGATCACCGCCTGGAACGAATACCTGCTCGCCTACGTCGTCCTCCAGGACAACGACAAGTACACCCTCAACGTGTGGCTGATGAACTTCACGACCTCGCGAGGCATCGACTACGGCGCGCTGATGGCCGCCTCGACGATGATCGCGATCCCGGTCGTGGCCTTCTTCCTGCTGGTACAGAAGTACATGGCAACCGGCCTCACCTCTGGTGCCGTGAAGGGATAACGCCGCCCATGACCACCCTCGTATCCACCACGGATACCGTCACCCGCGACGCCCTCGCCGTTCTGCAGCCGGGGTTCACCGGCACCACCGCCCCGGACTGGCTGCTGCGCCGGGTCGGCGAAGGCCTCTCCTCCGTCGGCCTGTTCGGCCGCAACATCGAGACGCCCGAGCAGCTCGCCGCGCTCACCGCCCAGCTCCGCGCCGAACGCGACGACGTGCTCGTCGCGATCGACGAGGAGGGCGGTGACGTCACCCGGCTCGAGGTGCGCCACGGCTCGTCCTTCCCCGGCAACCTGGCGCTCGGCTCCGTCGACGACGTCGCACTGACCCGCGCCGTCGCCCAGGAGCTGGGCCGCCGGCTCGCCGAATGCGGCGTCAACCTCAACTGGGCGCCGTCCGCGGACGTCAACTCCAACCCCGGCAACCCGGTCATCGGGGTACGGTCCTTCGGCGCCGAACCCCGCCTGGTCGCCCGGCACACCGCCGCGTACGTCGAGGGCCTCCAGGCCGCCGGCGTCGCCGCCTGCACCAAGCACTTCCCGGGGCACGGCGACACCGCGGTCGACTCGCACCACGCGCTGCCGCGTATCGATGTGGACCTGGAAACCCTGCACGCCCGTGAACTGGTGCCTTTCCGGGCGGCGATCGCGGCCGGTTCCAAATCGGTGATGAGCGCGCACATCCTGCTTCCCGCGCTCGACCCGCACCGTCCGGCGACGCTGAGCCCGCAGATCCTCACGGGTCTGCTGCGCGAGGAGCTGGGTTACGACGGCCTGATCGTCACCGACGCCGTGGAGATGCAGGCCATCGCCTCGACGTACGGGATCGAGCGCGGCTCGGTCCTCGCGATCGCGGCGGGCGCCGACGCGCTCTGTGTCGGCGGCGGCCTCGACGACGACAGCACGGTGCTCCGGCTGCGCGACGCGCTCGTCGCGGCGGTCCGGGCCGGTGAACTGCCCGAGGAGCGGCTGGCCGACGCCGCCGCACGTGTACGGGCCCTCGCGTCCTGGACGCAGCGGGTCAGGGGGGCTGCCCCGGAACCGGGCGCGGCAGCGCAGGAGGGGACCGCGTCCGGCGCCGGGGGCAGCACGGCAATCGGCTCCGACATCGGCCTGGTCGCGGCCCGCCGCGCGGTCGTGGTGACCGGCGCGGCCGAACCGCTCACCGGGCCGGCGTACGTCGCCGCTCTCACCCCGGTCGCGAACATCGCGGTCGGTGCCGAGACCCCGTGGGGTGTCGCCGCCGAACTGGCCCGGCTGGCACCGGGCACCGAGGCCGACACGTACGACGGCGGGGCCGAGGAACTCGCGGCCGACGTGCTGCGGGCCGCGGGGGAGCGGCGCATCGTCGCGGTCGTCCGCGACGCGCACCGTCACCCGTGGATGACCGAGGCCATCGACGCGCTGCTGGCGGAGCGTCCGGACACGATCGTGGTCGAGATGGGCGTCCCGCAGGCCGAACCCAGGGGCACCTTCCACATCGCCACCCACGGCGCGGCCAGAGTCTGCGGTCTGGCCGCGGCAGAGGTCATCACCTCGGGCCGATAGAGCCCGTCCGGCGGCTGATTCAAGTCCGTCCGGCGACGAGGACAACTCCTCGCGCCGGGCGGACGGGTCAAGCCCGTCCGGCGATCGAGGACAAGGCGCCCACCAGGACGCCCGTTACGCGGGAGGGGCCGGACACCACCAGGTGTCCGGCCCCTCCCGCGTAACGCCAAGGACTAAATGCCCTGCCACAGCGGCTTCGCCGCGAACGTGGCGCGG
It contains:
- a CDS encoding GNAT family N-acetyltransferase codes for the protein MDITIRPIEPAEHTALGEITAEAYLGDGLLDFGADDPYLVQLRDVARRAAEAEVLVAADARGRVLGGVTYAPPGNRWADIAAADEAEFRMLAVSREARGAGAGEALVRACIDRAQGTSGVTGIVLSTQPSMHGAHRIYGRLGFVRTPERDWYPIDGVSLLTYRLDLPPAS
- the mctP gene encoding monocarboxylate uptake permease MctP is translated as MKDGVNGVALGVFIFFFLAVTVIGFMAARWRKAENEASLDEWGLGGRSFGTWVTWFLLGGDLYTAYTFVAVPAAIYAAGAAGFFAVPYTILVYPLIFTFLPRLWSVSHKHGYVTTSDFVRGRFGSKGLSLAVAVTGILATMPYIALQLVGIQAVLDVMGVGGGENTHWFVKDLPLLIAFAVLAAYTYSSGLRAPALIAFVKDGLIYLVIAVAIIYIPIKLGGFDNIFAAAQEKFAGPPGGKPTGALAPGVNGQWGYATLALGSALALFMYPHSITATLSSRSRDVIRRNTTILPLYSLMLGLLALLGFMAIAAGVKVDNFQLAIPQLFENMFPDWFAGVAFAAIGIGALVPAAIMSIAAANLFTRNIYKDFLKPDATAAQETRVSKLVSLLVKVGALAFVLTMDKTVAINFQLLGGIWILQTMPALVGGLFTRWFHRWALLAGWAVGMVYGTAAAYGVAGPTQAHFGGSSKEIPGIGEIGYIGLTAFVLNVVVTLVLTLVLNAVKAPAGTDETSPGDYTADADDLAAPGVKKELPPVTAGAPGGH
- a CDS encoding DUF3311 domain-containing protein encodes the protein MVIAFCLIAPFVAMLWVSSYARIDPAFIGIPFFYWYQMLWVLISTALTMIAYKLWQRDQRARKGGASA
- a CDS encoding GntR family transcriptional regulator, whose protein sequence is MGTGGGSTENETGAGAGTRTARVPKYYRLKRHLLDMTDTMPPGTPVPPERTLAAEFDTSRTTVRQALQELVVEGRLERIQGKGTFVAKPKVSQALQLTSYTEDMRAQGLEPTSQLLDIGYVTADDTLAQLLDITTGGRVLRIERLRLASGEPMAIETTHLSAKRFPALRRSLVKYTSLYTALSEVYDVRLAEAEETIETSLATPSEAGLLGTDVGLPMLMLSRHSLDEQGEPVEWVRSVYRGDRYKFVARLKRPLD
- a CDS encoding sugar ABC transporter substrate-binding protein, whose product is MKRKLIAAIGVAGMLVSIAACGSDDGKTSSKDPKDRKESLTVWLMSDAQSTWPELVKDVNAQFKTKYPNVKVNVQYQTWADKAKKLDASLAGDKFPDVVELGNTETMTYILNGALGEIDPKKYENSDTWIKGLKDTCAFEGKQYCVPYYAGARVAIYNKDMFKAGTGKDTLPATQDELTAALDKIGKKYGKDKAFSPLYLPGRYWYAAMSYVAAEGGQIAKYDEGKKEWKSTLSTPEAQKGITDFVELVKKYNHGDQTKDEADHANVMANEKTALLYGNGWEAGSVIDSKSNGNPKLKDKIGTAGMPGPNGKALPSFIGGSDLATISKSKVQDLGEEWISLFTSEKSEEVLASKNILPNNTKQLEPLKAKPETAAIANAVPDAWFTPIAPGWTAIEKKETLEILLLDIIKGKSVEEATKKADAEIDSMINKES
- a CDS encoding carbohydrate ABC transporter permease, giving the protein MSAADMKAADPPVSVPRAPEGADPQLAKNVNRKPRKAGALLPYLLIAPAFVAIAAVFVWPFIKTVIMSFQDVGRRELWSGAAAPWVGFDQFTNILGDSEFWDVVWRTIIFMVVCVFVTMVGGLGLSMIMQRMSTWVRLLLTAALVAAWSMPLLVATSIFRWFADSDYGVINMVLTKYLGIDAQGHNWFLDPKQGFVIIGAVVVWGAIPFVSVTLYAALTQVPKELEEAASLDGAGTTGIFRYVTWPVIKPVFQMVATLSVLWDFNVFGQIFLMRGNKPEPEYSVLGIYSFEKAFESNSFSQGAAISLITVLLLSGVAVYYLRQLLKIGEVE
- a CDS encoding carbohydrate ABC transporter permease, producing the protein MSASTPQVLRPDRKKHRIGYNIAGLVAFVLMAFPVYWLVISSLRPNAEIRSYDQTLWPSSITFDNFSRAINQPNFGTAIESSLIVCGVAVLGGMLLATIAAFAIGRFRFRGRKFFMIVLLVVQLLPPTAMLIPIYIQLNDLGGLNEYWGVIVIYLVSTLPFATWMIRGFVINIPPELEESAMVDGCSRMGAFWRVTFPLLAPGLAAASIFSLITAWNEYLLAYVVLQDNDKYTLNVWLMNFTTSRGIDYGALMAASTMIAIPVVAFFLLVQKYMATGLTSGAVKG
- a CDS encoding glycoside hydrolase family 3 protein, whose translation is MTTLVSTTDTVTRDALAVLQPGFTGTTAPDWLLRRVGEGLSSVGLFGRNIETPEQLAALTAQLRAERDDVLVAIDEEGGDVTRLEVRHGSSFPGNLALGSVDDVALTRAVAQELGRRLAECGVNLNWAPSADVNSNPGNPVIGVRSFGAEPRLVARHTAAYVEGLQAAGVAACTKHFPGHGDTAVDSHHALPRIDVDLETLHARELVPFRAAIAAGSKSVMSAHILLPALDPHRPATLSPQILTGLLREELGYDGLIVTDAVEMQAIASTYGIERGSVLAIAAGADALCVGGGLDDDSTVLRLRDALVAAVRAGELPEERLADAAARVRALASWTQRVRGAAPEPGAAAQEGTASGAGGSTAIGSDIGLVAARRAVVVTGAAEPLTGPAYVAALTPVANIAVGAETPWGVAAELARLAPGTEADTYDGGAEELAADVLRAAGERRIVAVVRDAHRHPWMTEAIDALLAERPDTIVVEMGVPQAEPRGTFHIATHGAARVCGLAAAEVITSGR